A genomic region of Campylobacter corcagiensis contains the following coding sequences:
- a CDS encoding O-antigen ligase family protein, translating to MGSQSLRYIDCAICVLLFIFIICEHHVEFTAIKNISLYLALFLSLALFSTNKQVVCNNIKNNFLLAKYQLIFLSIFIFYAFVIALFPYSKEFGTFGNTFSEFGRGVSFLFVVLIYASSSETKPKIFFYSLLAAYVLITLYYMKPLFTEFDKINVNGETSRIINRAYSFFVDRFFIFGLMGIFLFKNKYLKSFFIIFSLIAVIMSILTGARGAWLCLVVCVILFLIAIFFTRYKNTIKKRYKPILFITILSVIVVGYFASRSGIFQYKISQNNSSGRDMILKERFPLLLKSDRAFWGLGYEEHQYDEFLSNKLDEGHNISMMIIRNGKRHWWNDEPFFIGNYYYFGFIGTLALFLSFFALLISCFAEFKKSRNLLYAGIFISVFSYFGVRGIVETYNLKILYLFYMIGFFILVKRGLLPKNKI from the coding sequence ATGGGTAGTCAAAGTTTAAGATATATAGATTGTGCTATATGTGTGTTGCTGTTTATATTTATTATTTGCGAACATCATGTAGAATTTACAGCTATAAAAAATATCTCTTTATATTTGGCTTTATTTCTTAGTTTAGCTCTATTTTCTACAAATAAACAAGTAGTTTGTAATAATATCAAAAATAATTTTTTATTAGCAAAATATCAACTGATTTTTTTGTCTATTTTTATATTTTATGCTTTTGTTATAGCCCTGTTTCCATACTCAAAAGAATTTGGCACTTTTGGAAATACTTTTAGTGAATTTGGAAGAGGAGTTTCGTTTTTATTTGTTGTTTTAATTTATGCATCAAGCAGTGAAACAAAACCAAAAATTTTTTTTTATAGTTTGCTAGCTGCTTATGTGCTTATAACTTTGTACTATATGAAGCCTTTGTTTACAGAATTTGATAAGATTAATGTTAATGGCGAGACTTCTAGAATTATAAATAGGGCATACTCTTTTTTCGTTGATAGATTTTTTATATTTGGACTTATGGGAATTTTTCTTTTTAAAAATAAATACTTAAAGTCATTTTTTATTATTTTCTCACTTATAGCTGTGATAATGTCAATATTAACTGGTGCTAGAGGTGCTTGGCTTTGTTTGGTTGTTTGTGTTATTTTGTTTTTAATTGCTATCTTTTTTACAAGATATAAAAATACTATAAAAAAAAGGTATAAACCAATTTTATTTATTACAATATTATCTGTTATTGTAGTTGGTTATTTTGCATCTCGATCTGGAATATTTCAATACAAAATCTCACAAAATAACTCTAGCGGCAGAGATATGATACTAAAAGAAAGATTTCCTTTGCTTTTAAAAAGCGATAGGGCATTTTGGGGTCTTGGGTATGAAGAGCATCAATATGATGAATTTTTAAGTAATAAACTTGATGAGGGTCATAACATTTCTATGATGATTATAAGAAATGGAAAAAGACACTGGTGGAACGATGAGCCATTTTTTATAGGAAATTACTATTATTTTGGTTTTATAGGAACTTTAGCTCTATTTTTATCATTTTTTGCTCTTTTAATTAGTTGTTTTGCTGAGTTTAAAAAAAGTAGAAATTTGTTATACGCTGGTATTTTTATATCAGTTTTTTCATATTTTGGAGTAAGGGGAATTGTCGAAACATATAATTTAAAAATTTTATATCTTTTTTATATGATAGGATTTTTTATTTTAGTAAAAAGAGGGTTGCTACCTAAAAATAAAATATAA
- a CDS encoding glycosyltransferase family 9 protein produces MFYIVIYLFFYPFLKVVSIFRKKTDKKLIIQNAVIGDYANSSILFEPLKPFDIVLASTNLAFANYDNRINKTYPIDKFKKELFGRYKLAFLIFLENYSEVYVLTPNSLNLFLAKFSFAKKIVTIKPQKPKFFAHKMVQIQHTTNDLTLHSYLKMIGIKELKYEKKIQSPLFIPEVSKIENNDKFKIGISLSAGNKIKTPPPQTWNKILKILSNFDCTIYIFGVKDEDKMLSKLNTKNLDIRNLVNQIPLKELPYHISLLNLYISSDTGNYYIADTMKIPTICLMGPCFSSEQRGVSNSLIINSSLPPISSVFNTVRNIDASRYFILSQEDEKKIYKFIHNLYKNSK; encoded by the coding sequence ATGTTTTATATAGTTATATATCTATTTTTCTATCCATTTTTAAAAGTCGTATCTATCTTTAGAAAAAAAACAGACAAAAAACTCATCATACAAAACGCAGTTATTGGGGATTATGCAAATTCCAGTATTTTATTTGAACCTTTAAAGCCATTTGATATAGTACTAGCAAGTACGAATTTAGCTTTTGCTAACTACGATAACAGGATAAATAAAACATATCCTATAGATAAATTTAAAAAAGAACTTTTTGGTAGATACAAATTAGCATTTTTAATATTTTTAGAAAATTATAGTGAAGTTTATGTTTTAACACCAAATTCTCTTAATCTTTTTTTAGCTAAATTTTCATTTGCAAAAAAAATCGTAACCATAAAACCACAAAAACCAAAATTTTTTGCTCACAAAATGGTGCAAATACAACACACTACAAATGACTTAACTCTTCATAGCTATCTTAAAATGATTGGAATCAAAGAGTTAAAATATGAAAAAAAAATCCAATCGCCACTTTTTATACCAGAAGTTTCTAAGATAGAAAATAACGATAAATTTAAAATCGGCATAAGTCTAAGTGCAGGAAATAAAATCAAAACTCCACCACCACAAACATGGAACAAAATATTAAAAATCTTGTCAAATTTCGACTGCACAATTTATATATTTGGAGTAAAAGATGAAGATAAAATGCTTTCTAAACTAAATACAAAAAACCTAGATATAAGAAATTTGGTAAATCAAATTCCGTTAAAAGAACTCCCATATCATATATCACTACTAAATCTATACATATCATCAGACACTGGAAACTACTATATAGCCGATACTATGAAAATACCTACAATCTGTCTTATGGGGCCTTGTTTTTCAAGCGAGCAAAGAGGAGTTTCTAACTCTCTTATAATCAACTCATCACTACCACCAATAAGTTCTGTATTTAACACAGTACGAAACATAGACGCAAGTAGATATTTTATCTTAAGCCAAGAAGATGAAAAAAAAATATATAAATTTATTCACAATCTTTATAAAAACTCAAAATAG